A region from the Fusarium graminearum PH-1 chromosome 4, whole genome shotgun sequence genome encodes:
- a CDS encoding 5-aminolevulinate synthase: protein MDAVLRQSKAMCPFMKTATPATLRALSTSSRALPAPASPCGGTMSKLQLLGQRCPVMGKAMAVQTAKNRAAGSVRAFSSHSKTGKAKIHTSSNKEARAVERPLFEGRDNAPPGIHANRKAASASPTASAAAAGFQSPGKFDYETFYNTELEKKHKDKSYRYFNNINRLAKEFPRAHMSDKEDRVTVWCANDYLGMGRNPHVLNTMHKTLEEYGAGAGGTRNISGHNKHAVELEATLAKLHAKDSALVFSSCYVANDATLATLGSKLPECVILSDSLNHASMIQGIRHSGTKKIVFKHNDVQDLEAKLASLPLHVPKIIAFESVYSMCGSIGPIEEICDLADKYGAITFLDEVHAVGMYGPHGAGVAEHLDWEAHANGAPGGTIMDRIDIITGTLGKAYGCVGGYIAGSAKFIDMIRSLAPGFIFTTSLPPATMAGAQTSIEYQMEYDGDRRLQQLHTRAVKEAMNARDIPVIPNPSHIIPVLVGNAETAKAASDMLLNDYGIYVQSINYPTVPVGQERLRITPTPGHVKEYRDQLVQAVDEIWTRLNIKRTSDWAAEGGFIGVGEESNVQNPLWTDKQLNIEQATKEIKATGQAVNGITEALLELEIKQSSEVAAAAAA from the exons ATGGATGCTGTTCTTCGCCAATCCAAGGCCATGTGCCCTTTCATGAAGACGGCTACTCCCGCCACTCTGCGCGCCCTGTCGACCTCGTCTCGCGCTCTTCCGGCTCCCGCCTCCCCATGCGGCGGCACCATGTCgaagctgcagcttcttGGTCAGCGATGCCCTGTCATGGGCAAGGCCATGGCTGTTCAGACCGCCAAGAACCGCGCTGCTGGCTCTGTTCGTGCCTTCTCTAGCCACTCCAAGACCggaaaggccaagattcaCACTTCCAGCAACAAGGAGGCGCGCGCTGTCGAACGTCCACTCTTTGAGGGCCGCGACAATG CTCCTCCTGGTATTCACGCGAACCGAAAGGCCGCATCCGCATCCCCGACCGCATccgctgccgccgctggCTTCCAATCTCCTGGCAAATTCGACTATGAAACCTTTTACAACACggagctcgagaagaagcacaaggaCAAATCCTACCGctacttcaacaacatcaaccgtTTGGCAAAGGAGTTTCCACGTGCGCATATGTCTGATAAGGAGGATCGAGTAACTGTCTGGTGCGCCAACGACTACCTGGGTATGGGTCGCAACCCCCATGTTCTCAACACGATGCACAAAACCTTGGAGGAGTACGGTGCTGGTGCAGGCGGTACTCGAAATATCTCTGGTCACAACAAGCACGCCGTTGAGCTGGAAGCCACACTAGCCAAGCTTCATGCCAAGGATAGCGCTCTTGTGTTCAGCTCTTGTTATGTCGCCAACGACGCAACCCTGGCAACACTTGGTAGCAAGTTGCCCGAATGCGTTATTCTGTCCGACAGCTTGAACCATGCCTCTATGATCCAGGGAATTCGACACTCGggcaccaagaagattgttTTCAAGCACAACGATGTGCAGGATCTTGAGGCCAAGTTGGCTTCGCTGCCCCTGCACGTGCCCAAGATTATTGCTTTTGAGTCGGTGTACAGTATGTGTGGCTCCATTGGCCCCATTGAGGAAATCTGTGATCTTGCCGACAAGTACGGCGCCATAACTTTTCTCGATGAAGTCCATGCTGTCGGCATGTACGGTCCTcatggtgctggtgttgctgagcACCTTGACTGGGAAGCCCATGCTAACGGTGCCCCTGGCGGAACCATCATGGACCGAATCGACATCATTACTGGTACTCTGGGTAAGGCATACGGTTGCGTTGGTGGTTACATCGCTGGTAGCGCCAAGTTCATCGACATGATTCGCTCACTGGCTCCGGGCTTCATTTTCACTACCTCTTTGCCTCCTGCCACCATGGCTGGTGCTCAAACCTCTATCGAGTACCAGATGGAGTACGATGGTGATCGACGACTCCAGCAGCTGCACACCCGAGCTGTCAAGGAGGCTATGAACGCTCGTGACATCCCTGTCATCCCCAATCCCTCTCACATCATTCCTGTTCTGGTCGGCAACGCCGAGACCGCAAAGGCGGCTTCCGACATGCTTCTCAACGACTACGGAATCTATGTCCAATCCATCAACTACCCCACCGTTCCAGTTGGTCAGGAACGTCTCCGCATTACCCCTACACCCGGTCATGTAAAGGAGTACCGCGACCAGCTTGTCCAGGCcgttgatgagatctggaCTcgcctcaacatcaagcgaACCTCTGACTGGGCTGCTGAGGGTGGATTCATTGGTGTCGGCGAGGAGAGCAACGTGCAGAATCCTCTCTGGACCGACAAGCAACTCAACATCGAACAGGCTACaaaggagatcaaggccacCGGTCAAGCTGTCAATGGCATTACTGAGGcgcttcttgagctcgagATTAAGCAATCGTCcgaggttgctgctgctgctgctgcttaA